One region of Bombus affinis isolate iyBomAffi1 chromosome 3, iyBomAffi1.2, whole genome shotgun sequence genomic DNA includes:
- the LOC126914580 gene encoding mediator of RNA polymerase II transcription subunit 17 translates to MAYSVNISVEAPIENQIQEITYDGQEIYQAPLTLSENLAKIAQKIDFSKTNGEDVKKETEGGEKSEEDTKDSASFQSSLWPWDSVRNKLRNALTEVCVLADVLAIAKEKHYMVLDPVPQELPEAKTMYQLYARKKALAGAASVIMMGADRLKNCQNELARNRSTPDFHIELLRLRQNWRLKKVSNSIIGDLSYRTAGSKFPQTGMFEVTKAEEEEKSSMSPPASPSPGNNVLGQTHPPNSKASALRVTIPSELQGVAYIEVLCQKDQEDLCSANISLLNNSAHSSNADMHWQQKLEAAQNVLFCKELFSQLAREAVHLRAPIPHMVVGNQIMATVLPGIQLIIGLCHSTGNDKKPAAPPPHKTDHDHVLEHSLHQLLREVHHKNTHHPFPHPSSGPLGPSKRRCLAGPTAADRYELLEMTKSQTLLEQIIQQAQHYFMRLRTEYVLDTIAKEVKDPLIVSHWNALNSPTQSCVKINILTHGYDTVCRTSLVVHIGEKSLKCVCRDGRVMHMSYEPQELRDLIFCQIYQHQITAVQALAKCMGWQFLANSSHLGLGAVEPLGNASSCILASPIGDRMIAVRCEPQTGVQVAIAHSPRKDFFPGQLVRERKWENLGGSFKEVRWDKMEGKNFLNKMELLMASLTSS, encoded by the exons ATGGCGTATTCAGTGAATATCTCTGTAGAAGCACCAATCGAGAATCAAATTCAAGAAATTACTTACGATGGCCAAGAAATCTACCAAGC ACCCCTTACATTGTCTGAAAATTTGGCAAAAATCGCGCAAAAAATTGACTTTAGCAAAACCAATGGTGAAGATGTTAAAAAGGAAACTGAGGGTGGGGAAAAGAGTGAAGAAGATACGAAAGATTCAGCTTCCTTTCAGTCATCTTTATGGCCATGGGATAGCGTTAGAAATAAACTAAG AAATGCATTGACAGAAGTATGTGTGTTAGCTGATGTTCTTGCAATAGCAAAAGAGAAGCATTATATGGTTCTTGATCCTGTGCCTCAAGAGCTACCAGAAGCAAAGACTATGTATCAATTATATGCTAGAAAAAAAGCATTGGCTGGAGCTGCGTCTGTCATTATGATGGGCGCTGACAGATTAAAAAACTGCCAGAATGAACTAGCGAGAAATAGATCAACCCCAGATTTTCATATTGAATTACTGAGATTGAGACAAAATTGGCGTTTGAAAAAAGTTTCTAATTCGATAATTGGTGATCTTAGTTATAGAACAG CTGGATCTAAATTCCCTCAGACTGGAATGTTTGAAGTTACTAAGGcagaagaggaagagaagagTAGTATGAGTCCTCCTGCATCTCCAAGTCCTGGTAATAACGTACTAGGTCAAACCCATCCTCCAAATTCTAAGGCTTCTGCTCTGAGAGTTACTATTCCTAGTGAATTACAGGGTGTTGCTTACATAGAGGTATTATGTCAAAAAG ACCAAGAAGATTTATGTAGTGCAAATATTAGTTTACTTAATAACAGTGCACATAGCTCCAATGCAGACATGCACTGGCAGCAAAAACTAGAAGCTGCACAAAATGTTCTTTTTTGCAAAGAATTGTTCAGTCAATTAGCAAGAGAAGCGGTACATTTACGTGCGCCTATACCTCACATGGTTGTCGGCAATCAAATAATGGCAACA GTGTTGCCTGGGATTCAGTTAATCATAGGACTTTGTCATAGTACGGGGAATGACAAAAAACCAGCCGCTCCTCCTCCTCATAAAACCGATCATGACCACGTGTTAGAACACTCTTTGCATCAGCTATTACGTGAAGTTCATCACAAAAATACGCATCATCCATTTCCACATCCTTCTTCTGGACCTCTCGGGCCCAGTAAAAGGAGATGTTTAGCTGGTCCAACAGCCGCGGACAGATATGAGCTTTTAGAAATGACAAAAAGTCAAACTCTTTTAGAACAAATTATTCAACAAGCTCAACATTATTTCATGCGATTACGTACTGAGTATGTCTTAGATACAATAGCAAAGGAAGTAAAAGATCCTTTGATTGTTTCTCATTGGAATGCGTTAAATTCTCCCACCCAATCTTgtgtaaaaattaatattttaacacATGGATACGACACAGTATGTCGAACGTCGCTTGTTGTTCATATAGGAGAGAAGTCCTTGAAATGCGTTTGCCGAGATGGTAGAGTAATGCATATGAGTTATGAACCTCAAGAATTACGGGACCTAATATTTTGTCAG ATCTATCAGCATCAAATAACAGCAGTACAAGCATTAGCAAAATGTATGGGATGGCAGTTTTTAGCCAATAGTTCACACCTTGGTTTAGGGGCAGTTGAACCTCTAGGAAACGCTAGCAGTTGTATTTTAGCTTCACCAATAGGCGATAg GATGATAGCTGTTAGGTGTGAACCGCAAACGGGAGTACAAGTTGCGATAGCTCATTCTCCTCGGAAGGACTTCTTTCCTGGACAATTAGTGAGAGAAAGAAAGTGGGAAAATTTAGGTGGTTCTTTTAAAGAAGTTCGGTGGGATAAAATGGAAGggaaaaattttttaaacaaaatggAATTACTTATGGCTTCCTTAACAAGCTCCTAG
- the LOC126914609 gene encoding gamma-secretase subunit Aph-1, with the protein MTVMDFFGCAFLAFGPPLAMFTFTVAAEPIRIIILIASAFFWLISLLLSSVLWYAVVPLQNHLAFGLVFSVLFQEAFRYLLYWVLRKAERGLDKVTTTHVADSRHVFAYVCGLGFGFMSGVFALVNVLADAVGPGTMGLRQGTEYFFIISAATTLCFILLHTFWGVVFFSALDRKNWGQVIWVVGSHLFVSCMTLLNVYQAYVATTLSAYVVLIITTALAFKVAGGRPQSIVQCFSRQ; encoded by the exons ATGACAGTTATGGATTTTTTTGGTTGTGCCTTTTTGGCTTTCGGTCCACCGTTGGCTATGTTTACATTTACTGTCGCAGCTGAACCTATTAGAATCATCATACTAATAGCCAGTGCCTTCTTTTGgttaatttctttattgttgTCATCGGTGCTTTGGTATGCTGTGGTGCCACTACAAAATCACCTCGCATTTGGACTTGTATTTTCTGTACTATTCCAAGAAGCATTCAG GTATCTCTTATACTGGGTACTAAGGAAAGCCGAAAGAGGGCTAGATAAAGTAACAACAACACATGTAGCAGATAGCAGACACGTGTTTGCATATGTATGTGGTTTAGGTTTTGGTTTTATGAGTGGTGTTTTTGCACTAGTCAATGTCCTGGCAGATGCTGTTGGACCTGGAACAATGGGACTTCGACAAGGCACAGAGTACTTTTTTATAATATCAGCAGCCACAACTCTTTGCTTTATCTTATTACATACATTTTGGGGCGTTGTATTTTTCTCTGCTCTTGACAGAAAAAATTGGGGTCAAGTTATTTGGGTTGTTGGCTCACACTTGTTTGTGTCATGTATGACCCTATTAAATGTATATCAAGCTTACGTAGCTACCACTTTATCCGCTTATGTTGTTTTGATTATAACAACTGCACTTGCGTTCAAAGTTGCTGGTGGCAGACCCCAAAGTATAGTTCAGTGTTTTTCAAGACAGTAA
- the LOC126914576 gene encoding probable DNA mismatch repair protein Msh6 — MSKVNTLYNYFISPKTPKTPKQSNNKKPDEKPSTPKRPREQWNKAKIPSKGKENIDVKDKKNVSKDDDDKEEETEEKEPVQPKKRRLIIPDEESGEDSGDEFKPDPEDESEDSDSVSEEVSESEPLTPSEEESPEKKIKLAKAPRGKREISTMKNTKDAKKESKPQQQNQTKGSDSVTESWPHLKYDFLQPNKIRDIRRKPPSDPDYDPKTLYVPQDFLNQQTPAMRQWWELKSKHFDCVLFFKVGKFYELYHMDAVISVNEINLTYMRGEFAHSGFPEIGYGRFSASLIERGYKVARVEQTENPDMMAQRCSKMTRPTKFDKVVKREICQISSKGTRVYTPQDVEASTANSNYLLSLVEKCPSGSNKSHYGVCFLDTTIGDFYLGQFEDDRCNSRILTLLAHYPPVHVVYERGNLSQKTLKILNNTLAACIKEPLLRESQFWSSSTTLKNLHEGEYFKNSDSQFQWPAGLQPYLNENDTLGLTSADDKELAVHALGGCVYLLKEYLLEQQLLAQGRFKTYTPPDFSNEKSVASNFANNMVLDAITINNLRIFGEGSLMKTLDRCCTAFGKRLLREWICRPSCRKNVIIERQQAIQELMDNTEVMQNARSILAGLPDLERLLSKIHAQGNAAKMNNHPDGRAIMFEGQTYSKKKIADFIVTLNAFEDVLKIVALFEDFKSTIVSRCTKIEPDGEFPSLRESLDYFKTAFDHEEAKKVGCVVPKRGVDSEYDSVLIELDDVKADAQEYLEKQKKHFGVKVTFHGSDKKRYQIEIPDSQIKKIGAGYELQSQRKGYKRYYTAETKELLSRQINAEEHRDKVLKDLNRRIFAKFSEKYDMWNMAVYKLSVLDVLISLAEYALSGDMCIPEVNDGTDKRVFIDIRDGWHPCIISDTFIPNNTLLGTENSASFMILTGPNMGGKSTLMRQVALLTIMTQIGSYVPASSCCLTLVDRIFTRLGANDDILAGQSTFLVELSETAAILQHATPYSLVLLDELGRGTSTYDGTAIAASVVNALTKLNCRTLFSTHYHSLVEDYKNTKEITLAHMACMVENEEQDEVSQETVTFLYKLSEGACPKSYGFNAALLAGVPSVITNRAHEISKKLEQETNYKHLFTSLCKANGTAIRDLIAAM, encoded by the exons ATGTCTAAAGTGAATACATtgtacaattattttatttcgccTAAAACTCCTAAAACTCCTAAACAATCGAATAATAAGAAGCCTGATGAAAAACCTAGTACGCCGAAAAGACCAAGAGAACAATGGAACAAAG caaAGATTCCAAGCAAAGGGAAAGAAAATATAGATgtcaaagataaaaaaaatgtCTCTAAAGATGATGATGATAAAGAAGAGGAAACTGAAGAAAAGGAACCGGTACAGCCAAAAAAGCGAAGATTGATTATCCCTGATGAAGAGTCTGGAGAAGATTCTGGTGATGAATTTAAGCCTG ATCCAGAAGATGAATCAGAAGATTCTGATTCAGTATCTGAAGAAGTTAGTGAAAGTGAGCCACTAACACCAAGTGAAGAGGAATCTCCAGAG aagaaaataaaattggcCAAAGCTCCTAGAGGAAAACGGGAAATAAGTACAATGAAAAATACCAAAGAT GCTAAAAAAGAATCAAAACCACAGCAACAAAATCAAACCAAAGGTTCGGACAGTGTTACAGAATCTTGGCCACATTTAAAGTATGATTTCCTTCAACCAAATAAAATACGAGATATTCGTAGGAAACCACCAAGCGATCCAGATTATGATCCTAAAACTCTTTATGTTCCTCAGGATTTCTTGAATCAACAAACTCCA GCCATGAGACAATGGTGGGAATTAAAAAGCAAACATTTCGATTGCGTTCTTTTCTTTAAAGTAGGAAAGTTTTATGAATTGTATCATATGGATGCTGTAATTAGTGTCAATGAAATTAATCTTACATACATGAGA GGAGAATTTGCGCATTCAGGATTTCCAGAAATTGGATATGGTCGTTTCTCAGCAAGTCTCATAGAAAGAGGCTACAAAGTGGCTAGGGTAGAACAAACAGAAAATCCAGACATGATGGCGCAACGTTGTAGCAAAA TGACTAGGCCAACAAAGTTCGACAAAGTAGTTAAACGAGAAATTTGTCAAATAAGCAGTAAAGGTACAAGAGTATACACTCCACAGGATGTAGAAGCATCTACGGCAAATTCCAATTATTTGTTATCATTAGTTGAAAAATGTCCATCTGGTTCAAACAAATCTCATTATGGAGTGTGTTTCTTAGATACTACAATAGGAGACTTCTATCTCGGTCAATTCGAAGACGATCGATGTAATTCTAGAATACTAACTTTACTCGCTCATTATCCGCCGGTTCAT GTGGTTTATGAACGAGGTAATTTGTCTCAAAAGACCCTAAAAATCTTGAACAACACTTTAGCAGCGTGTATTAAAGAACCACTTTTACGCGAATCTCAATTTTGGTCATCTTCGACTACGTTAAAA AATCTTCATGAAGGAGAATACTTCAAAAATTCAGACTCTCAGTTTCAATGGCCTGCAGGTTTACAACCATATCTTAATGAAA atGATACTTTAGGTTTAACTTCTGCTGATGATAAAGAGTTAGCGGTGCATGCCTTAGGTGGATGTGTatacttactcaaagaatatCTGCTTGAACAGCAATTATTGGCACAAGGACGTTTTAAAACATATACTCCGCCAGATTTTTCAAATGAGAAATCTGTGGCTTCAAACTTTGCGAATAATATG GTTCTAGATGCTATTACGATTAATAATTTGAGAATATTCGGCGAGGGTTCTCTCATGAAAACACTGGATCGTTGCTGTACTGCATTCGGGAAGag GTTATTGCGAGAATGGATTTGCAGACCATCCTGTCGCAAAAACGTTATAATCGAACGTCAACAAGCTATACAAGAATTAATGGATAATACAGAGGTGATGCAAAATGCTCGTAGTATATTAGCAGGACTCCCTGATCTTGAAAGATTATTAAGCAA GATCCATGCACAAGGAAATGCGGCGAAAATGAATAATCATCCAGATGGCAGAGCGATTATGTTCGAGGGTCAAACGTATTCAAAGAAAAAGATTGCAGATTTTATTGTTACTTTGAATGCGTTCGAGGATGTTCTAAAAATTGTTGCTTTGTTCGAAG ATTTCAAGAGTACTATAGTAAGTCGATGTACTAAAATAGAGCCGGATGGCGAGTTTCCTTCATTAAGAGAATCATTAGATTATTTTAAG acCGCATTCGATCACGAAGAAGCCAAAAAAGTAGGCTGTGTTGTTCCAAAGAGAGGAGTCGATAGTGAATACGACTCTGTTTTAATAGAATTGGATGATGTAAAGGCAGATGCCCAAGAGTACCTTGAAAAGCAAAAAAAGCACTTCGGCGTGAAAGTCACGTTTCATGGATCGGATAAGAAACGTTATCAAATCGAGATTCCAGATTCTCAAATAAAGAAAATTGGTGCCGGGTATGAGCTTCAATCACAAAGAAAAGGATACAAACGCTATTACACTGCCGAGACTAAG gaaCTTTTGAGTCGACAAATAAATGCCGAAGAACACAGAGATAAAGTACTAAAGGATTTAAACAGAAgaatatttgcaaaatttagCGAGAAGTATGATATGTGGAATATGGCGGTTTATAAGTTGTCTGTCTTGGATGTTCTTATCTCTTTGGCGGAATATGCTCTCAGCGGAGATATGTGTATACCAGAAGTTAACGATGGTACAGATAAAAGG GTATTTATCGATATTCGAGACGGATGGCATCCATGTATTATCTCCGATACATTTATACCAAATAACACTTTACTAGGAACTGAAAATTCTGCTTCTTTTATGATTCTTACTGGACCGAATATGGGTGGTAAATCAACATTGATGCGTCAGGTCGCCCTTCTTACTATAATGACGCAAATT GGAAGTTACGTCCCTGCAAGTTCCTGCTGTTTGACATTAGTGGATCGTATTTTCACAAGGCTCGGCGCAAATGATGATATTCTAGCTGGCCAGAGTACGTTCTTGGTAGAGTTGAGCGAAACTGCTGCGATATTACAGCACGCTACGCCATACTCGCTAGTGTTGCTTGATGAATTGG GTCGTGGTACGTCGACGTATGACGGCACGGCAATAGCCGCTTCAGTTGTGAATGCACTTACAAAATTGAATTGCCGTACTCTATTTTCGACACATTATCATTCTTTGGTAGAAGATTATAAGAACACAAAGGAAATTACATTGGCCCATATG GCATGTATGGTAGAAAATGAGGAACAGGATGAAGTGTCTCAGGAAACAGTAACATTTTTGTACAAACTTAGCGAGGGAGCTTGTCCGAAATCATATGGTTTTAACGCTGCTCTATTAGCTGGCGTCCCATCTGTAATTACAAACAGAGCGCATGAGATCTCAAAGAAACTCGAACAAGAGACAAATTATAAACATCTCTTCACCAGTCTATGTAAGGCGAACGGAACAGCCATAAGGGATCTAATCGCTGCAATGTGA